One genomic segment of Brassica napus cultivar Da-Ae chromosome A3, Da-Ae, whole genome shotgun sequence includes these proteins:
- the LOC106409011 gene encoding uncharacterized protein LOC106409011 has product MEDMDFGRISINKITTTSSDESTKKSIDGEHQTSVNATPPEADKFSLTNNANEGVVLGEPKGQLRNAINQTTNEQGTAIPVKIDLISERDHETKLPLQDYLNHGRTFSNRSAIKLSKDDTNKSVVSLEYLFLVHQNPFRGTVSEHPHDHIKYLKDMMDNEYNRCKPFSFSLEGDARKWLDQLPAGSLTCWKQIRDTFINHFFDETRYWDVRKKISTFRQDPLESFRNAWERFKSYQLECPHHGYLEPQLVNTFYGGFNLHYQFALDTDSEGSFSTRNPEEAKRLIKNVATGISYEMIDVERGRSVDSRKGPHLAKIKESLDSPHSSLEKQNKFGIYQIDDDTLSEPEQQMDFVGTPTLKDRVSYP; this is encoded by the coding sequence ATGGAAGATATGGATTTCGGCAGGATATCGATCAACAAAATAACAACAACATCGAGCGACGAGTCGACgaaaaaatcgatcgacggtgaacATCAAACATCGGTCAACGCCACCCCACCGGAAGCAGATAAGTTTTCTCTTACCAATAATGCTAATGAGGGAGTAGTCCTAGGAGAACCTAAAGGTCAACTTAGAAACGCAATTAACCAAACCACAAATGAACAGGGGACTGCAATTCCtgttaaaattgatttgatcTCAGAAAGAGATCATGAAACAAAATTGCCTCTGCAAGACTACTTAAACCATGGCAGGACCTTTTCCAATAGGTCCGCCATCAAACTATCCAAAGATGATACCAATAAATCTGTGGTTAGCCTCGAATATTTATTCTTGGTACATCAGAATCCTTTTCGTGGAACCGTCTCAGAACACCCACACGATCACATCAAATATCTAAAAGATATGATGGATAACGAGTACAATCGCTGTAAACCCTTTTCATTTTCCTTAGAGGGCGACGCCAGAAAATGGCTGGACCAACTACCAGCAGGCTCTTTGACCTGCTGGAAGCAAATAAGGGATACCTTCATTAATCACTTCTTCGATGAGACGCGTTACTGGGATGTAAGGAAGAAAATCTCCACATTCCGCCAAGATCCACTAGAATCATTCAGAAACGCttgggagagattcaagagtTACCAGCTTGAATGCCCCCACCATGGTTATTTAGAACCACAGCTCGTTAATACCTTTTACGGAGGTTTTAACTTACATTACCAATTCGCACTTGACACAGATAGTGAAGGGAGCTTCAGTACCAGGAACCCCGAAGAGGCGAAGCGTTTGATCAAGAATGTAGCTACGGGTATATCCTACGAAATGATAGACGTAGAGCGAGGAAGGAGCGTTGACTCAAGGAAAGGGCCACATTTAGCCAAAATCAAAGAATCTCTAGACTCACCTCATTCTTCTCtagagaaacaaaacaaatttgggATTTACCAAATTGACGATGATACCCTTTCTGAACCAGAACAACAGATGGACTTCGTAGGTACTCCAACCTTGAAAGATAGGGTATCCTATCCCTAA